The Notolabrus celidotus isolate fNotCel1 chromosome 6, fNotCel1.pri, whole genome shotgun sequence nucleotide sequence CAGCGCACTTTGTGGATGGCCAATAAAATGGGAAAAAGGAAGGGTCTCCAGGAGGTGAAGGAACACATCAAGAAAGCTGGACAGAAAAAGCAGGGCCCTGCGGTTTGTGTCTTAAATTCACTATATTTTGGCGACAATATGCTTTTATCAGTAATAATGTTGCAGCTTGTCACAAGTTGAAAGTGTCAGGATCATTTAGTGAGGTTTGGTGCCGTTGTAATCATTTTGCCGTGATGTTTTTGTGCACAGATTGGCTCCTGGGACTGGGTGAACATTGGCAGTATTAATAACCTGGCTGATGTCCATGCTCTTTATGTGGGAGGACCCCCACTGAAGAAAGAGGCCAGAGAGACCTTTGTGAAGGGGAGCATGGTGGATGTCAGAAACAACTTTCAGGTTAGAGGACACTGATAAATCTGGTTTCACATTAAAGCATCCTCATCCAACTGTAGGGGCTCATGATTTTGCTTCTGCTGACCTCTTCAGGAGTTGATGCAGTACTGTGCCATGGATGTTGAAGCCACACATCAAGTTTTTATGGAACAACTACCGCTTTTCTTGGAGAGGTTAGTAGTAGCAGTAATTGCCTggacaacattttaaataagcTTCCTTCGCATTGCTGAAAAACTGATAGTATATCTCATCTTTTCTAAGGTGCCCTCACCCTGTGACATTTGCAGGGATGCTGGAGATGGGAGTGAGCTATCTTCCTGTCAATCAGAACTGGGGGCGTTACCTTGAAGATTCAGAGGACACTTATGAAGAGCTCcaaagagagatgaaaaagtCTTTGATGGCTCTGGCAGATGATGCCTgccagctgctgcaggatgacAGGTGAGAAGAACACCCATTCTGCTTGCACTGACTAAGTGTGATGAGGTAATGCTaagaaaaggttaaaaacacCCAATCCAAGTTGTATGtacttttgttatttatttaagataCAAAGAAGACCCCTGGCTTTGGGATCTTGAGTGGGATGTGCAGAAGTTCAAGCTGAAGAAAGCAGTAGTGAGTAAGAAGAAAAAAGTGGCTGAAACCTGGAGTTCTACTCCTCTTCCGGACTGGGAAGAAGGTATGAAATCAGCTCCTCAACTCAtccttatttatatagcgccttttgtacaaacaggaaaataatccGACACATTAGAAACAGttttaaataactaaaatacactaaaagaagttaaaaaggtgaaaattaaatgaattaaaacctgtaaaaacactgaatatTGTTGTTGTAAAAACCATGATAGAAACACAGACTGAGGATTTAACATTACTCAAAGTTTCTTGGacaacattctttttttttctttaaacagtgtgaaacatgttttaatatcaTGACAACAGCACAAAAGTAAAACtagttaatttattttgaacCAGACCCAGGTCCACCGCCTGAAGAGGAGGTGGCTGGTCCATGTCCCAGCAGGTTGGTTGTGGAGAAGCTGATGGAAACAGTAGATCGACTTCCTAAGAGACGGCAACATCTGCCTGGACACCCAGGGTAAGACCGCTCTAAATGATTATTTATCTTTCCACTTCCATTTGCCATGGAGAGTGTACATCAgagtccgtctgtccgtccgtccgtccgtcccgTGTCCCTCAGATGGTACCGCAAGCTGTGTGAGAAGATGTCTGAGGACGACAGCTGGTCACCTGGAGCCGGCCTCATCAGCCTACAGATGAGACTGACGCCTAAGCTCATGGGTCTGATGTGGGATGGTTTCCCACTGCATTACACAGAAAAACATGGCTGGGGCTACCTGGTACCTGGACGCAGGAATAACCTGGTTACTGAGGAGGAAAACACAGGGCCTGTGTGCCCACACAGGTATTTATCATAGCAAACGACAAGATCAGAGCATGAACTACACATGATTTAATCCGGATAGTCACATGATTTGATGTGTGTCTTTATTAAAGCATGTGTATTTGTTCCACAGAGCTATAGAGAGTGTATACAGAGAGCATTGTGAGCAGACCTGCAAAAAGCAGCGGCAATATCTGAGCTCTGAGCCTTCAGAGGACTTCATGCTTACAGACAGCAGCGTGTGGGCAAAGGTATGTTCACTCATTTTGTAATTTACCTTATACTACTGTTTATAAATGCTGTCCCTTTATTTGTTTAAGATTACATATAGGCACTTCTGAAAGCTGTATATTTTGCCTTATTGTAAAACAGTAACATAACTTAGTCTATTGTCTGTAAATCCATCTTAATAGTTTTTACAGACTTGAGCTAACATGGACAGCATGTAGCTTGTGTCTTTCAAAAACGAAAGTGCTTCCAAATACTGTGGTTGTTTAAGTCGAGTGTTACAGAAAGTATCAAATCCTCCATCCATaatccaaaattatgtctgttTTGTAATTTCCTGTTAAGGTGGAAGAGTTAAGTTCCCGGGAAAGTCTGACTGAAGAAAACGAAGTCAAGATGATGAAAAatggacagagaaagaaaattgTGAGTGAATGAAAAGGTGTTTGTAGTTCGGAGACACTTTTTGAAGTTGTTACAGAAATATTTTGAACACAACTGTCTTGTTGAATTACTACTTTCCAgctctttgcaaaaaaaaatctattcttcAATTTTTGTTAGATCCATATCCAGCTAGAGATTCAGCTCCGGCTCGAAGGACCATTAAAAAACTATCACTATGCTCAAATTAATGCAGTTAATTTTAATTTAGTAAATACTGAATTATGAAACCCCGACTGGTgtgcacatttaaacacataaatCCAAGAGCCCTTAAACATTTATTGAATGTCCAAGAAGATAAATTGGTTAGTGGACAGGGTACTTTTAATGATCAGTCTGTGAGGCGAGTACCAACTTCTATCCCCTTACCCTGACCTTTAGCACACAAAGAGTTAAATCTGTGATGTACAGACTTGGAATCCAGCCTGCAGTGTTTTGtgcttattttgtgtttttagtgtCACTGAACATAAATTAAACTTAAGTTGtgtgaatttattttcattctgtCTCAACAACAGTCCAAAGACTCACATAGCATTTCAGATGGGAGTCACTGCCATTTTCACCATGGAAACGGCCCCTACGATGATGTAAATATCCCAGGGTGCTGGTTCTTCAAGTTGCCTCATAAGGTAAAGTTTGAAGATGAAATGAATTCGCACTGACAGATTGTTCCaatatgaagttaaaatcaAAGTCTCACTAACTATGTGTGTTTCAGGATGGAAATCACAACAACGTTGGAAGTCCTTTCTCCAAAGACTTCCTGTCCAAGATGGAGGACGGTACTCTTAGAGCAGGACGGGGTGGTACCAATGCTACACGGGCTCTTGAGATCAATAAGATGATTTCCTTCTGGAGAAATGCTCATAAGCGTATCAGGTACAGTTCATTTATGTCATTGAATGATTGCAACCAGCTCTTTCAGTCATTAAGAGGGTTAAGATAAGATTTTCCTGTGTGCTTTCACAGCTCTCAGATGGTGCTGTGGCTACGAAAAGGAGAACTTCCCCGTACTGTCAGCAGGTCCGTCTGTTATATTAATCACTTTTCTATATTTAGCCATATATTCAGCCATGTTGTCATTTAGTGTGTATGACAACCTGTCTGTCTCCACAAGACACAAAGAGTTTGATGAGGAGGGCCAGTATGGTGCCATATTACCTCAGGTCATCACAGCGGGAACGGTAACACGGAGGGCCGTGGAGCCAACGTGGCTGACTGCGAGTAATGCTCGGGTGGGAGACGGAGCTGTCAATGACAAACATTGACATCTGAGATTACTGACTCTTCATTTGTTTGAATAAAGCTGCATCTATCAGCTggtcattttgtttgtttctttttcagacGGATCGGGTTGGCAGTGAGCTGAAGGCCATGGTGCAGATGCCTCCAGGATATCACCTGGTCGGAGCAGATGTAGACTCTCAGGAGCTATGGATTGCTGCTGTGCTTGGAGAGGCTCACTTTGCTGGCATGCATGGTGAGATTTGCCTGTTATCAAATCTGATAGACCTCCTTTCTCCCTTGATCTTTAATACCATAttatgaaagtgttttttttccatcacaaaCTCTCATTACATTATAGAAAATGTACTAATTGTTTTGGGCCCCGTGCTGAAAGCCCAACCGCACTACTGTTACTGGGTATTGCCTAGGAGTGTgcgatatgaaaaataaatcatatcaCAATTATTTTTTTGGCAAAATCACAATCCCGAATTTATCACGATTCTTTCATTTAGATTACTCAGACTATTTTAAAATCATAGCCTTAAACGGATAAAAGATCATTTAAGACAGGATACTGTTCgaacactttttaaatttagTTAAGCCATTTAGAAAACTTGTGCCAAGTACTattaacatcaaacaaaaaaaatgacatgcaTAACTTCAATTTCTTTTACTCAtagtctttttctttccttaactcaaaatgaaaaacaacttaaacacaacatcaaaGTAAGGTGCAAACTTGCTGGGGGTCATGTCCTTTGCAAGATAAAACGTTACTGCTTCAGTTACATCTTTCCAGCGCTTACTTGTTTTCTCATACGGAGTGCCCTTATCAAATGCCTGTGTCAAAGCTGTTTGTTTTGCCTGTGTGGATGGTGGCTCGACACCGGTCTCCTCACCTTTTTACTTTCTGCATACTGTGTGTCGCTTTAGGAAAACCCAAACCAGTTCCATATTATCGAGGTAGAGTTTCTTTTAGGGACCAACtcctcactttcactttcattgcCAGCTATGCTTTCTCTCACGTAGTTGGGGcaaaagaggaggggggataAACAAACCAAGACACTGCCTACAGCTCGCTCTGATAGGTTCATCCCTGTGTCTGTAGTGCTTACATGAAATGGTCTAACAAATGGTTTGAtttggcagagagaaaaaaaactttggaTGCGGCTGTGCATGGGCACACTGACTTAAGGCACAGACACGGCACAACAAGGGATAGAATATGCACTACATCCGGTTCTACGATCTCTGTGCTTTGGCAGATCGTCGTCACATTCTAATCCTTCACGATCTAAGATTGTCATATCGCACGCTCCTCGTAGTGCCAATGTCATTTTTTGTCATAATCAAATTAAAGACTACCTACTGAAAAATGAGTCATTTATTCTCTCAAATATACTCAATGACCTCCATGGTACAAGTCCCCAAACGTCCTTGCTGCAGCAGTAGTTACAATGCCTTTGGGTGCATATTTATAACCATACTTCTTGGGAAAAGCAGCATCTGTGCTCATCTTATGTGTCCTCTGGATTCAGGTTGTACTGCGTTTGGATGGATGACCCTTCAGGGAAAGAAGAGTCAGGGCACCGACTTGCACAGCCGCACAGCAGAAACTGTGGGCATCAGCAGAGAGCACGCCAAGGTGTTCAACTATGGACGCATTTATGGAGCAGGACAACCTTTTGCTGAAAGGCTGCTAATGCAGTTCAACCATCGCCTGGACCAGACAGAAGCTGCCAGCAAGGCCAGGCAGATGTATGCCATAACAAAGGGAACACGCAGGTAGGAAGATAAATAGTTGTTTGTGTCATTGAGGAAAAACTTTTGtgctttgtgttgatttgattcTTAGGCTGCCTGTTTGTATCTCTATGTTTTGACAGATACAAGCTCTCAGAGGAGGGTGAGTGGCTGGTTCGTGAGCTGGGCATAGAGGTGGAGAGCGAGGAGAATGGAAGTATCACCCTGGAAGAGTTGCGGAGGATCACTAGACTGGCATCACAGTGGTGAGGGAGCAAGATAAAACATCACATAAACATCCAGAATTATCACTGGTAGCATTTTGGATATCAGGATATATTTTTCAGCATCCTCCTGGTTGTGTTattcctttgtttctttgtctcaTCTACCTCAGCTCTCGGCGCAAGAGGTGGGAAATGGTCGACAAACGTCTGTGGGCTGGAGGTACGGAGTCGGACATGTTCAATAAGCTGGAGAGCATCGCCCATTCTGCCCAGCCAGCCACCCCTGTTCTTGGCTGCAGAATTAGCAGAGCGCTTGAGCCCAAAGCAGTAAAGGATGAGGTTAGACGGACCAACTCTACTATTGAACAAGCATGCTTAAGTCtacatcaaatcaaaaatattttaatttgtacaATTTGGAAGGTTACCTGCAGGAATTGTTGATCTTCTTCAGCTAAGTTTGATAATAAACACCCCATGTGGATGTGGTTTGTTAATGGAGGCAAAAAAAAGCCTCTTTGCTCTTAAATTAATATGTTGCCATGTTTCTTTGTCAGTTTATCACAAGCAGAGTGAACTGGGTGGTCCAGAGCTCTGCTGTAGACTATCTACATCTGATGCTGGTGGCCATGAAGTGGCTCTTTGAGGAGCACAACATTGACGGCCGTTTCTGCATCAGTATCCATGACGAGGTGCGGTACCTTGTCTGCAGTGAGGACCGTTACAGAGCAGCACTGGCACTTCAAATCACAAACCTGCTTACCAGGTCTGCTATAttattttctgttaaaaaaaacatcctcaaaGATTTAAAACCTTGCAGCTACTCTGATGTGTGCTTCTATCCCCTGCAGGAGTATGTTTGCCCATGCGTTGGACATGCAGGACCTCCCTCAGTCAGTGGCTTTCTTCAGTTCAGTCGACATAGACCAGTGTCTGAGGAAGGAGGTGAACATGGACTGTGCGACCCCCTCTAACCCCACAGGTCTGGTACGAAGATACGGCCTGCTGCAGGGTGAGTCTGCTCACTATAATTATTCTTTCTTTATCAGTAATAATATGGTGATTGTGAATGCATAGTTCTTGCAAGAACCAAAACTTTTTCTGAGAGTCTGTGCCCAGAAATACTTAAATGTGAGGGAATTTAATCTCAATCACAAACATTTTTACTCTTTCTTACCTTCCAGGCTTGGAAAGAGGCCATGCGAGATACAATTAGAGATAAAAAGACTATGAAACaggataaaaacagaataagaaaatatttattttcaaacaaaacagcaaTTTACAAAAATTGACAATCTCCTCAGTTTGCATTTTTGTGTATAGGAACCGATGAGTCCCCACCCTGCCAGGGTGTGCGAGGGACTGCTTTATGTTGTAACGACTTCACTATCCTTGAATGAGTCAGAGTAGTCCTTGAAACCCTAAAAGGGTGTAAAATGGAAATTAcagtagaaaaaaacaacacaccatACAGTTGATATTTAACTTAACAAAAGCATGCCACATactaaacatttattttcatcaatGTTGACGTCTATAGGAACACAGCCAGCTTTATAACATTGTGTGCAAAACTCTCCACAGGTGAGGCGTTGGACATCTACCAAATCCTCGACATCACCAAAGGCTCTCTGAACAAAGGGAGATAAGCGTCAGATATTTGGAACAGTTCAAAGTGCCCACTGCCCGTTCAGCAGCTGCTCAAGTTCGAGACCAGAGAGGGATGTGGAGTTGTGTTAaccaaacaggagcagagtgtcactgttttcttttcttctgtttgggTTCTTGAGTTTCTTCGGCTTCCTGTGACTCTGTGTTCTGAAAGGGAGGAAAAGAGTACGTTCAAGGGAGTCAACTGTTTGCACCTCGAAAGGAGTCTGAGAGACACAGAGTGCACTGAATTACCTCGTCATTCTCATCCtgctcctgcagcgctgcatCCAGAGTAGCAGCGTTGATGCGGAAGTCTCTTGAGGTGCTCAGCTTCATGTACTGCATCAGATTTACctgcacaagcacacacatagacacacattaTGCTGTATGAGTAACCACTCCAGTTGACAATGTTCAGGACACCAACTGTGCTCTCAAAATGCTTTGAGCTATGTGTTTCTTAAAGAGGATCACATTGTATAATATCGCTCCAATCAAGGGTGAATACCTTTGATTTCTTTGATAGTGTGATGAGGAACTTCTCATACTGCTCAATGCTGAAGATTAAGTTAGGGATGGCCGTTGTCTCGCGCAGAAGTTTTGCCTAATGGGAACAATCTGGATTAAAAAaatggttctggttttgtttaatatgtaaaaataaaaaaaaaacacagcatttgGTTACTTTGCTATCATGGCTTTACATTTGTAAATACATTAAGAGACAAAATGTCCTCACAGAGGCAGCAGTGCTGACTtcactccttttctttttcttcttgtcaTCTGAACCTCCACCACCGAGTTCTCCATTCTTACAGgtgaaaaacacatcatttcAAAACATCAACACTCCCTCTAGGAACTGTATCTGCCAAGttcaatcccccccccccaaaaaaaatcaaacacagcagtCATTTAAAATGCAATCACAACAGTGGACTGAGCTGTACCTGTGCATATGTGATGAATGAGTAGCACTGTGGTGTCAGGTGAGAACCAGACAGTTTGACCTGCACAGAGAACACTCTGTCAATATGACATTGGACATACTGAAAGATCCAAACAGACACTGTTAATCCAACTCACCAGCTTTTCAAAGCGTGCCGGCAGTGAACCATGCTGGCTTGAACACATCTGAATGTACTGAACGACACAGATTAAGAAATTAATGTCAAACCAGCCAAACTTCATTTATGTAGAGATCACAGAGCGGACGAACACGTACATATTTGACCAAAGTAGTCAGGATGGTGTATGTGCGGCTCAGTTCTCTCAGCAGTGTGATGGTCCAGGTGCCAGGCAGCAGGGCTGTCTGCACCAGTTCATTTAATGCTGTCAAAAGAGTCCCAAGCTGCAGAGTCACTGCTTTCTCAATCAGATCTTGCTGGCCTGCAGTCTGAGTGGCATCACCTACACACAGGAAACGGATACACCCCAGAAGTTAAGTCCCattcctcttcctgttttaGATCTCACCTTAAAGATAACTGAACACCTGTGAGAAATG carries:
- the polg gene encoding DNA polymerase subunit gamma-1, whose translation is MLHLLRCPLQRTLISLPWRCQRSLCSTKPHSVQGEDSTETRMNPLNIQMLSRNLHEQIFHDLDPVYREDDVERSIRHLQQHNLWGKETSLLPDVELKLPRMYGKNIDEHFRILAEKQSLPYLEAATKLHLAGLPTMPQEWSWEVGWTRYGSNGKSQRVDFPEESALVFDVEVCMTEGRCPTLAVAVSPTNWYSWCSKRLIEERYSWSNQLTLADLIPLETPSNSARPPGGQWKERLIVGHNVSFDRSFIKEQYLLKGSKVRFMDTMSLHMAISGLTGFQRTLWMANKMGKRKGLQEVKEHIKKAGQKKQGPAIGSWDWVNIGSINNLADVHALYVGGPPLKKEARETFVKGSMVDVRNNFQELMQYCAMDVEATHQVFMEQLPLFLERCPHPVTFAGMLEMGVSYLPVNQNWGRYLEDSEDTYEELQREMKKSLMALADDACQLLQDDRYKEDPWLWDLEWDVQKFKLKKAVVSKKKKVAETWSSTPLPDWEEDPGPPPEEEVAGPCPSRLVVEKLMETVDRLPKRRQHLPGHPGWYRKLCEKMSEDDSWSPGAGLISLQMRLTPKLMGLMWDGFPLHYTEKHGWGYLVPGRRNNLVTEEENTGPVCPHRAIESVYREHCEQTCKKQRQYLSSEPSEDFMLTDSSVWAKVEELSSRESLTEENEVKMMKNGQRKKISKDSHSISDGSHCHFHHGNGPYDDVNIPGCWFFKLPHKDGNHNNVGSPFSKDFLSKMEDGTLRAGRGGTNATRALEINKMISFWRNAHKRISSQMVLWLRKGELPRTVSRHKEFDEEGQYGAILPQVITAGTVTRRAVEPTWLTASNARTDRVGSELKAMVQMPPGYHLVGADVDSQELWIAAVLGEAHFAGMHGCTAFGWMTLQGKKSQGTDLHSRTAETVGISREHAKVFNYGRIYGAGQPFAERLLMQFNHRLDQTEAASKARQMYAITKGTRRYKLSEEGEWLVRELGIEVESEENGSITLEELRRITRLASQCSRRKRWEMVDKRLWAGGTESDMFNKLESIAHSAQPATPVLGCRISRALEPKAVKDEFITSRVNWVVQSSAVDYLHLMLVAMKWLFEEHNIDGRFCISIHDEVRYLVCSEDRYRAALALQITNLLTRSMFAHALDMQDLPQSVAFFSSVDIDQCLRKEVNMDCATPSNPTGLVRRYGLLQGEALDIYQILDITKGSLNKGR